In a genomic window of Rhododendron vialii isolate Sample 1 chromosome 12a, ASM3025357v1:
- the LOC131309823 gene encoding trihelix transcription factor ENAP1-like has protein sequence MDDSDDDTSYRSLYRSPQRPKLPVRDLSYPEQVGDQYLYGDDDDYADEEDVDEEGDDNNEANDSRQMAKFGNDDDEGNDDNEDEGYNENDDEDENEQNGESEGIKDVDLGRHRKKRKLKSLLSSYEFAPRVAAPPVVDPSTSKPSVGGRNSLSDWTEDETFVLLDAWGERFLKHGGKSLRSEEWQEVAEKVNQNSKIVRTDTQCRNRLDTLKKKYKKEKAKLGESKGVTGRWVYFSKMDLLMSSKQTGLSCGVDSGEYVFTNPNVSLNRASGLDEMRDSPVNSESGDDSDGLPPKRVKMGRERSDGASFRLLADSIHKFSDIYEKIENRKRQQMVELEKMRMDFQRDLEVQKRKILERAHAEIAKIRQGDDDEENDLSAETISD, from the coding sequence ATGGACGACTCTGATGATGATACGAGTTATCGGAGCCTTTATAGGTCGCCTCAAAGGCCCAAGCTTCCCGTTCGGGATCTATCTTATCCCGAACAAGTCGGTGATCAATATTTatatggtgatgatgatgacTATGCTGATGAAGAAGATGTTGATGAAGAGGGAGATGATAATAATGAGGCTAATGATAGTAGACAAATGGCCAAATTTggaaatgatgatgatgagggtAATGATGACAACGAGGATGAGGGTTATAATGAGAATGACGACGAGGATGAAAACGAACAAAATGGTGAAAGCGAAGGAATAAAAGACGTTGATTTAGGAAGGCACCGAAAAAAGCGGAAGTTAAAGAGTTTGTTATCAAGTTACGAATTCGCTCCTCGAGTGGCTGCACCTCCAGTGGTAGATCCATCCACCTCAAAGCCTTCAGTTGGTGGGCGGAATTCACTCTCTGATTGGACTGAAGATGAgacgtttgttttgttagacgCTTGGGGTGAAAGGTTTCTTAAACACGGGGGAAAGAGTCTCCGGTCTGAAGAGTGGCAAGAGGTTGCTGAAAAAGtaaaccaaaactcaaaaatagTGAGGACAGACACTCAGTGTAGAAACCGTTTGGATACgttgaagaaaaaatacaagaagGAGAAGGCTAAGTTGGGTGAGAGCAAAGGCGTGACCGGAAGATGGGTTTACTTCAGTAAAATGGATTTGTTAATGTCGTCAAAACAAACAGGACTCTCGTGTGGGGTGGACTCAGGGGAGTATGTTTTCACGAACCCTAACGTCTCTTTGAATCGTGCGAGTGGATTGGATGAAATGAGGGATAGCCCAGTAAATTCAGAATCTGGGGATGATTCGGATGGACTTCCGCCCAAGAGGGTTAAAATGGGAAGGGAGAGATCTGATGGGGCTTCCTTCAGATTGCTTGCGGATTCTATTCACAAGTTCAGCGACATATACGAGAAGATTGAAAATAGGAAAAGACAGCAGATGGTTGAACTGGAAAAGATGAGGATGGATTTCCAAAGAGATTTGGAAGTGCAGAAAAGGAAGATTCTAGAGAGAGCCCATGCCGAGATTGCGAAAATAAGACAAGGTGATGACGACGAGGAGAACGATCTGTCCGCCGAGACTATCAGCGATTGA